One window of the Natronomonas marina genome contains the following:
- a CDS encoding MmgE/PrpD family protein has protein sequence MTSTAELARFAAEVSYEGLPESVREATKRRVLDAVGVGLGSVGREPTGGIRRAVSVQNATGRSRLWGSDLGGSPPDAALYDAALVARGNGAVFLSPTLSAAGGTVAAVLAAAEARSATGEAVLAGLAAGHEVHGELAWNAPIEGFHPATHGAVAAAAGAARAAGLDAGEIENAVGIAAARATLAVGDDDFDTLAVGLAARAGVDGCLLAESGVEAPDAIGGTGGWHDLVGPFDLDFDPGCERVGDAAVRLFDAHPYAQASLEAAVELVEDAAIDPAEVDAVTVETFADAVPEVTPSAVAAALVDRDVTVRPTERADLRPVADAVEVRADADLTGRADRGETPARVTVECRDGAVHEVETDRFTGHPARPAPWGTVEEKFHALAAPRYDAERRTEIVETVRGLEAETVAELSRLLD, from the coding sequence ATGACCTCGACAGCCGAACTGGCCCGATTCGCCGCCGAGGTGAGCTACGAGGGACTCCCCGAGTCGGTCAGGGAGGCGACGAAACGGCGCGTGCTCGACGCCGTCGGAGTCGGCCTCGGGAGCGTCGGCCGCGAGCCGACGGGCGGCATCCGGCGTGCGGTCTCCGTCCAGAACGCGACGGGTCGGAGTCGCCTGTGGGGGTCGGACCTCGGCGGGTCGCCGCCCGACGCCGCCCTCTACGACGCCGCACTGGTGGCTCGCGGCAACGGCGCCGTCTTCCTCTCGCCGACGCTTTCGGCGGCGGGCGGCACGGTCGCGGCCGTCCTCGCCGCCGCCGAGGCCCGCAGCGCGACCGGCGAAGCCGTCCTCGCGGGCCTCGCCGCGGGCCACGAGGTCCACGGCGAACTCGCCTGGAACGCGCCGATAGAGGGATTTCACCCGGCGACCCACGGCGCCGTCGCCGCCGCCGCTGGCGCCGCCCGCGCCGCTGGTCTCGACGCCGGCGAGATCGAAAACGCCGTCGGCATCGCGGCCGCCCGGGCGACGCTCGCCGTCGGGGACGACGACTTCGACACCCTCGCCGTCGGACTCGCCGCCCGTGCCGGCGTCGACGGCTGTCTGCTCGCCGAGAGCGGCGTCGAGGCCCCCGACGCCATCGGTGGGACCGGTGGCTGGCACGACCTGGTCGGGCCCTTCGACCTCGATTTCGATCCCGGCTGCGAGCGGGTCGGGGACGCCGCCGTTCGGCTCTTCGACGCCCACCCGTACGCGCAGGCGTCACTCGAGGCTGCGGTCGAACTCGTCGAGGACGCCGCCATCGATCCCGCGGAGGTCGACGCCGTGACCGTCGAGACGTTCGCCGACGCCGTCCCCGAGGTGACGCCGAGCGCCGTCGCGGCCGCCCTGGTCGACCGCGACGTGACGGTCCGGCCGACCGAGCGGGCCGACCTCCGGCCGGTCGCCGACGCCGTCGAGGTCCGCGCCGACGCCGACCTGACCGGCCGCGCCGACCGCGGCGAGACCCCCGCCCGGGTCACCGTCGAGTGCCGCGACGGCGCCGTCCACGAGGTGGAGACGGACCGCTTCACCGGCCACCCGGCGCGACCGGCGCCGTGGGGGACCGTCGAGGAGAAGTTCCACGCGCTGGCGGCACCGAGGTACGACGCCGAACGACGGACGGAAATCGTCGAGACGGTCCGGGGGCTGGAGGCCGAGACCGTCGCGGAGCTGTCGCGGCTGCTCGATTAG
- a CDS encoding zinc-binding dehydrogenase yields MKAVFYDEHGSTDVLQYDEFPDPEIDDDEVLVAVKAGGLNHLDVWTRKGMPSPEELPHVPGSDAAGVVEAVGDDVTRFEAGDRVVVDPGLYCGECEFCRKGEESLCVDYKMMGEHVRGVHSEYAAVPETNLLHLPETVDFVTAASAPLVFQTAWRMLTTRAEIQQSDSVLVLGASGGVGHACVQIAANEGCEVWATASSEEKLEHAEACGADHLVNYAEENFADAIKSETDGRGVDVVVDHVGEATWDDSLSVAARGGTVVTCGATSGISPETNIPKLFWKQLDVLGSTMGTPGEMDDVMAKVFDGTFEPRVRAVLPMSEMARAHEMLEEREGFGSVVVVPDAEYDPDAHE; encoded by the coding sequence ATGAAGGCGGTCTTCTACGACGAACACGGCTCGACGGACGTACTGCAGTACGACGAGTTCCCGGACCCCGAAATCGACGACGACGAGGTACTCGTCGCGGTGAAGGCCGGCGGGCTGAACCACCTCGACGTCTGGACGCGCAAGGGGATGCCCAGCCCCGAGGAACTGCCGCACGTTCCGGGCAGCGACGCCGCGGGCGTTGTCGAGGCGGTCGGCGACGACGTGACCCGCTTCGAGGCCGGCGACCGCGTCGTCGTCGACCCCGGACTCTACTGCGGGGAGTGTGAGTTCTGCCGGAAGGGCGAGGAGTCGCTCTGTGTCGACTACAAGATGATGGGCGAGCACGTCCGCGGCGTCCACAGCGAGTACGCGGCGGTCCCGGAGACGAACCTCCTGCACCTGCCGGAGACGGTCGACTTCGTGACGGCCGCCTCGGCGCCGCTCGTCTTCCAGACCGCCTGGCGGATGCTGACGACCCGGGCGGAAATCCAGCAGTCCGACAGCGTCCTCGTCCTGGGCGCGTCGGGCGGCGTCGGCCACGCCTGCGTCCAGATAGCCGCCAACGAGGGCTGCGAGGTCTGGGCGACCGCCTCCAGCGAGGAGAAACTCGAGCACGCCGAGGCCTGCGGCGCCGACCACCTCGTCAACTACGCCGAGGAGAACTTCGCCGACGCGATAAAGTCCGAGACGGACGGCCGCGGCGTCGACGTCGTCGTCGACCACGTCGGCGAGGCGACCTGGGACGACTCCCTCTCCGTCGCCGCCCGCGGCGGCACCGTCGTCACCTGCGGGGCCACCTCCGGCATCTCCCCGGAGACCAACATCCCGAAGCTGTTCTGGAAGCAACTCGACGTCCTCGGGTCGACGATGGGCACGCCCGGCGAGATGGACGACGTGATGGCGAAGGTGTTCGACGGCACCTTCGAGCCGCGCGTGCGGGCTGTCCTGCCGATGAGCGAGATGGCCCGCGCCCACGAGATGCTCGAAGAGCGGGAGGGGTTCGGTTCGGTCGTCGTCGTCCCCGACGCCGAGTACGACCCCGACGCCCACGAGTGA
- a CDS encoding MogA/MoaB family molybdenum cofactor biosynthesis protein, translated as MSGHENEDPEDDRHGHEDDRHGHEDGDGHDHHHHDISELGVAVLTISSSRSLEDDPAGDAIAEIVEGAGHEVAVRELVRDSYDGVQDAVDRFADREDTDCVVTTGGTGVTPDDVTVEAVEPLFDKRLPGFGELFRTLSYEEIGTKVVGTRAAAGIADGVPVFCLPGSENAARLGAGEIIVEEAPHLAGLAGR; from the coding sequence ATGAGCGGACACGAGAACGAGGACCCCGAGGACGACAGACACGGACACGAGGACGACAGACACGGACACGAGGACGGCGACGGGCACGACCACCACCACCACGACATCTCGGAACTCGGCGTCGCCGTCCTCACGATCTCCTCGAGTCGGAGCCTCGAGGACGACCCGGCGGGCGACGCCATCGCCGAAATCGTCGAGGGCGCGGGCCACGAGGTGGCGGTCCGGGAACTGGTCCGGGACAGCTACGACGGCGTTCAGGACGCCGTCGACAGGTTCGCCGACCGCGAGGACACCGACTGCGTGGTCACCACCGGCGGCACCGGCGTCACGCCCGACGACGTGACCGTCGAGGCCGTCGAACCGCTCTTCGACAAGCGGCTTCCCGGGTTCGGGGAACTGTTCCGGACCCTCTCCTACGAGGAGATCGGGACGAAGGTGGTCGGCACCCGCGCGGCCGCGGGGATCGCCGACGGCGTGCCCGTCTTCTGTCTGCCGGGCAGCGAGAACGCCGCCCGGCTCGGCGCCGGCGAGATCATCGTCGAGGAGGCGCCACACCTGGCAGGACTGGCCGGTCGCTAG
- a CDS encoding cupin domain-containing protein, with protein sequence MTFDELPEVDPAPGEVETAELVVHDDVLVKLFALGPGGAFEPHVHEDSTNVFHLLEGEVVVSQDGSEETLSAPAVVHNARGVEHGARNDGDERALLTASLCPLP encoded by the coding sequence GTGACCTTCGACGAACTCCCCGAGGTCGACCCGGCGCCCGGCGAAGTCGAGACCGCCGAACTGGTCGTCCACGACGACGTGCTGGTGAAACTGTTCGCGCTCGGTCCCGGCGGCGCCTTCGAGCCGCACGTCCACGAGGACTCGACGAACGTGTTCCACCTGCTGGAGGGCGAGGTGGTCGTGAGCCAGGACGGCAGCGAGGAGACGCTCTCGGCGCCCGCCGTGGTCCACAACGCCCGCGGCGTCGAACACGGCGCGCGCAACGACGGCGACGAGCGGGCGCTTCTGACGGCGAGCCTCTGTCCGCTTCCCTAG
- a CDS encoding 30S ribosomal protein S8e, producing the protein MNHARSAKKRTGGRRRPVRKKQKHEMGSAPTETTLGEEKLKIAETRGGNTKVRAIARSVASVATDDGVESADIEDVVENPSNPNYVRRNIITKGAVIETSAGRARVTSRPGQDGQVNAVLVDE; encoded by the coding sequence ATGAACCACGCTCGATCCGCGAAGAAGCGAACCGGCGGTCGCCGCCGGCCCGTCCGAAAGAAGCAGAAACACGAGATGGGGTCGGCCCCCACCGAGACCACCCTCGGCGAGGAGAAACTGAAGATAGCCGAGACCCGCGGCGGCAACACGAAGGTCCGGGCCATCGCCCGCAGCGTCGCCAGCGTCGCCACCGACGACGGCGTCGAGAGCGCCGACATCGAGGACGTCGTCGAGAACCCGTCGAACCCCAACTACGTCCGGCGGAACATCATCACGAAGGGCGCCGTCATCGAGACGTCGGCCGGTCGCGCACGCGTCACCTCCCGGCCCGGCCAGGACGGCCAGGTCAACGCCGTCCTCGTCGACGAGTAA
- a CDS encoding helix-turn-helix domain-containing protein, translated as MHDPRAELAERIAGEVALSEDPGATLRKWREEFDVTQTQLAEEMGVSASVVSDYESGRRENPGIRVVSRVVEGLLDVDERRGGDRVRQHARVLSAGFDQDVVYDLREYEATVPLRRFHHAIEAETVAAGQADTLAGHTVINSVEAIKRLSSEEFYRLYGQSTNRALVFTGVTRGESPLVALRVVTPTPSAVVLHGIEPDDLWEHAPALARADGVALSTTTLPLDELLETIREFP; from the coding sequence ATGCACGACCCACGGGCGGAGCTCGCCGAGCGCATCGCCGGCGAGGTGGCGCTCTCGGAGGACCCCGGCGCCACGCTCCGGAAGTGGCGCGAGGAGTTCGACGTCACCCAGACCCAGCTGGCCGAGGAGATGGGGGTGTCGGCGTCGGTCGTCTCCGACTACGAGAGCGGCCGGCGCGAGAATCCGGGCATCCGGGTGGTCAGCCGGGTCGTCGAGGGGTTGCTCGACGTCGACGAGCGCCGCGGCGGCGACCGGGTCCGCCAGCACGCCCGGGTGCTGTCGGCTGGCTTCGACCAGGACGTCGTCTACGACCTCCGGGAGTACGAGGCGACGGTCCCGCTGCGGCGGTTCCACCACGCCATCGAGGCGGAGACGGTCGCCGCCGGCCAGGCCGACACCCTCGCCGGCCACACCGTCATCAACAGCGTCGAGGCCATCAAACGGCTCTCGAGCGAGGAGTTCTACCGCCTCTACGGCCAGTCGACCAACCGGGCGCTCGTCTTCACCGGCGTCACCCGCGGGGAGTCGCCGCTGGTCGCGCTGCGGGTCGTCACGCCGACCCCCTCGGCGGTCGTTTTGCACGGCATCGAACCCGACGACCTCTGGGAGCACGCGCCCGCGCTGGCGCGTGCCGACGGCGTCGCGCTCTCGACGACGACGCTGCCGCTGGATGAACTGCTGGAGACGATCCGGGAGTTCCCCTGA
- the phoU gene encoding phosphate signaling complex protein PhoU — protein MAREGFQEQLTDLRENVLYMSEVVIDRVRMGLRALESKDEELAREVIEGDHEINEMYLELEQDCIDLFALQQPVAGDLRFIAASFKIITDLERVADLATNLGDYTLEAERDLYPDLDVQGIGDAVLEMIDDAMAAYADEDVEACFAIDERDDEVDALCEDASSAVVRDLIETEIETGASGEDIENLMSEVSRLLLTIRDLERVGDHAVNIAARTLYMAENSDELIY, from the coding sequence ATGGCACGCGAAGGGTTTCAGGAACAGCTGACGGATCTCCGGGAGAACGTCCTCTACATGAGCGAGGTGGTCATCGACCGGGTCCGGATGGGTCTGCGGGCGCTGGAGTCGAAGGACGAGGAACTCGCCCGCGAGGTCATCGAGGGCGACCACGAGATCAACGAGATGTACCTCGAACTCGAGCAGGACTGTATCGACCTCTTTGCCCTCCAGCAGCCGGTGGCCGGCGACCTCCGCTTCATCGCCGCCTCGTTCAAGATAATCACCGACCTCGAGCGGGTCGCCGACCTGGCGACCAACCTCGGCGACTACACCCTCGAGGCCGAGCGGGACCTCTACCCCGACCTCGACGTCCAGGGCATCGGCGACGCCGTCCTCGAGATGATAGACGACGCGATGGCCGCCTACGCCGACGAGGACGTCGAGGCCTGCTTCGCCATCGACGAGCGCGACGACGAGGTCGACGCCCTCTGCGAGGACGCCTCCAGCGCCGTCGTCCGGGACCTCATCGAGACCGAAATCGAGACCGGCGCCTCCGGCGAGGACATCGAGAACCTGATGAGCGAGGTGTCCCGACTGCTCCTCACCATCCGGGACCTCGAACGCGTCGGGGACCACGCCGTCAACATCGCCGCCCGCACGCTGTACATGGCCGAGAACAGCGACGAACTCATCTACTGA
- the pstB gene encoding phosphate ABC transporter ATP-binding protein PstB, with translation MSSEDTAQSTAEADSSREEGTADPTAGGAGVTESPTQGLGGTGRNGTGRTVVEARNIDVYYGDTQALDDISLSIPEQQVTALIGPSGCGKSTFLRCINRMNDLIDTARVEGELLLRGKNVYDDDVDPVALRRKVGMVFQEPNPFPKSIYDNVAYGLKVQGFEGDVDARVEQSLKDAALWDEVKDQLDSSGLDLSGGQQQRLCIARAIAADPEVVLMDEPASALDPIATSKIEDLIDDLAEEYTVVIVTHNMQQAARISDRTAVFLTGGELVEVDDTDEIFENPDSQRVEDYITGKFG, from the coding sequence ATGAGTTCCGAGGACACCGCCCAGTCGACGGCCGAAGCCGACTCGTCCCGCGAGGAGGGAACAGCCGACCCGACCGCCGGGGGAGCAGGCGTCACCGAGTCGCCGACCCAGGGACTCGGCGGCACCGGTCGCAACGGGACGGGCCGGACCGTCGTCGAGGCCCGCAACATCGACGTCTACTACGGCGACACGCAGGCGCTCGACGACATCTCGCTTTCCATCCCCGAACAGCAGGTGACGGCGCTCATCGGGCCGTCGGGCTGCGGCAAGTCCACCTTCCTCCGGTGTATCAACCGGATGAACGACCTCATCGACACCGCCCGCGTCGAGGGCGAACTCCTCTTGCGCGGCAAGAACGTCTACGACGACGACGTCGACCCGGTCGCGCTGCGGCGGAAGGTCGGCATGGTGTTCCAGGAGCCGAACCCCTTCCCCAAGAGCATCTACGACAACGTCGCCTACGGCCTGAAGGTCCAGGGCTTCGAGGGCGACGTCGACGCCCGGGTCGAGCAGTCGCTGAAGGACGCGGCGCTGTGGGACGAGGTGAAAGACCAGCTCGACTCGTCGGGACTGGACCTCTCCGGCGGCCAGCAACAGCGGCTCTGTATCGCCCGCGCCATCGCCGCCGACCCCGAGGTGGTCCTGATGGACGAACCCGCCTCGGCGCTGGACCCCATCGCCACCTCGAAGATCGAGGACCTCATCGACGATTTGGCCGAGGAGTACACCGTCGTCATCGTCACCCACAACATGCAGCAGGCCGCCCGCATCTCCGACCGGACGGCCGTCTTCCTCACCGGCGGCGAACTCGTCGAGGTCGACGACACCGACGAGATATTCGAGAACCCCGACAGCCAGCGCGTCGAGGACTACATCACCGGCAAGTTCGGCTGA
- a CDS encoding phosphate uptake regulator PhoU, with the protein METRKVQVTGGSTYTVSLPKDWATGNDISGGSVVEFYPEEDSLLLTPRQDEEKVEGTLDVSGLEGDELTRTVVTMYVSGFDIITLEASRVSAAQRRTIRETTQGLVGLEVIGETAEHVQLQDLLDSSELSMHNAITRMRLVSTTMLSDAVTALLENDDDLAADVVQRDDDVDRLWSMVSRVFRSVLRDPSAAATVGLDRETCFDYHSSARQLERVGDHATKIATHAETMAAPPEAAADAIADLHEEASDVVEMAMDALLEDDPDRATQLANDARQRVTEIDELARAVDEEIRELEPQEAQLLGLVVDSLSRSADYGGNIAETALQKAAPRP; encoded by the coding sequence ATGGAAACCCGCAAGGTGCAGGTGACGGGGGGGTCGACCTACACGGTCTCGTTGCCGAAGGACTGGGCGACCGGCAACGACATCAGCGGCGGCAGCGTCGTCGAGTTCTACCCCGAGGAGGACTCGCTCCTGCTGACGCCCCGCCAGGACGAGGAGAAGGTCGAGGGCACGCTGGACGTCTCGGGGCTGGAGGGCGACGAACTGACGCGGACGGTCGTGACGATGTACGTCAGCGGGTTCGACATCATCACGCTGGAGGCCTCCCGCGTCAGCGCCGCCCAGCGCCGCACGATACGAGAGACGACGCAGGGACTCGTCGGCCTGGAGGTCATCGGCGAGACCGCAGAGCACGTCCAGTTGCAGGACCTGCTGGACTCCTCGGAGCTGTCGATGCACAACGCCATCACCCGGATGCGGCTGGTCTCGACGACGATGCTGTCGGACGCCGTCACCGCCCTGCTGGAGAACGACGACGACCTCGCGGCCGACGTCGTCCAGCGCGACGATGACGTCGACCGGCTGTGGTCGATGGTCTCGCGGGTGTTCCGGTCGGTGCTCCGGGACCCCAGCGCCGCCGCGACGGTCGGCCTGGACCGGGAGACCTGCTTCGACTACCACTCCAGCGCCCGCCAGCTCGAGCGCGTCGGCGACCACGCGACGAAGATAGCCACCCACGCCGAGACGATGGCCGCACCGCCCGAGGCCGCCGCCGACGCCATCGCGGACCTCCACGAGGAGGCCAGCGATGTCGTCGAGATGGCGATGGACGCGCTGCTCGAGGACGACCCCGACCGCGCGACGCAACTGGCCAACGACGCCCGCCAGCGCGTCACGGAGATCGACGAACTGGCGCGGGCCGTCGACGAGGAGATACGCGAACTGGAACCACAGGAAGCCCAGTTGCTCGGCCTGGTCGTCGACTCGCTGTCCCGGAGCGCCGACTACGGCGGCAACATCGCCGAGACCGCACTCCAGAAGGCCGCGCCGCGCCCCTGA
- a CDS encoding MBL fold metallo-hydrolase produces MLTELRDGVWCYECKGVNAYLVADGDGITVVDAGTPFDAARVEGAVDAAGYDLSAVNRVLVTHYDFDHVGSVAKLSVDAPVYVGHEDADLLTGQGRPPLTGAKPLLQLALGPLVPDVPTDRVRRVEDGDEMGGFTAYHTPGHTPGHVAYVHEEREAAFLGDLVVERDGRLRPSPWFISYDTDAVERSVGDLAERAPPFEALGMGHGTPFERGGGQRLSELADSLDG; encoded by the coding sequence ATGCTCACCGAGTTGCGCGACGGGGTCTGGTGCTACGAGTGCAAGGGCGTCAACGCCTACCTCGTCGCCGACGGTGACGGCATCACCGTCGTCGACGCGGGGACGCCGTTCGACGCCGCCCGCGTCGAGGGCGCCGTCGACGCGGCCGGATACGACCTCTCGGCGGTGAACCGGGTGCTCGTGACCCACTACGACTTCGACCACGTCGGCTCGGTCGCGAAACTCTCCGTCGACGCGCCGGTGTACGTCGGCCACGAGGACGCCGACCTCCTGACCGGGCAGGGCCGCCCGCCGCTGACCGGCGCGAAACCGCTCCTCCAGTTGGCCCTCGGGCCGCTGGTCCCGGACGTGCCCACGGACCGGGTCCGCCGGGTCGAGGACGGCGACGAGATGGGCGGCTTCACCGCCTACCACACCCCCGGCCACACGCCCGGCCACGTCGCCTACGTCCACGAGGAGCGGGAGGCGGCCTTCCTCGGCGACCTCGTCGTCGAGCGTGACGGCCGGCTCCGACCCTCGCCGTGGTTCATCTCCTACGACACCGACGCGGTCGAACGCAGCGTCGGCGACCTCGCCGAGCGGGCGCCGCCCTTCGAGGCGCTCGGGATGGGCCACGGGACGCCCTTCGAGCGCGGCGGCGGCCAGCGGCTCTCGGAGTTGGCCGACTCCCTCGACGGTTAG
- a CDS encoding DUF7126 family protein, giving the protein MSRVVVAGDDPDGLGEALADRGADVRFAAGTANRPALEEAGIVEADVLVVTDAGLATSVPIAVDLNPDLRVVVYSRDSVPEFVKGQAGHIVDPELLGPEAVAEEIV; this is encoded by the coding sequence ATGAGTAGGGTCGTCGTCGCCGGGGACGACCCCGACGGCCTGGGCGAGGCGCTGGCGGACCGCGGCGCCGACGTGCGCTTCGCCGCCGGGACCGCGAACCGCCCCGCCCTCGAGGAGGCCGGCATCGTCGAGGCGGACGTCCTCGTCGTGACCGACGCCGGCCTGGCGACGAGCGTCCCGATAGCGGTCGACCTCAATCCCGACCTCCGGGTGGTCGTCTACAGCCGCGATTCTGTCCCCGAGTTCGTCAAGGGGCAGGCGGGCCACATCGTCGACCCCGAGTTGCTCGGGCCCGAGGCGGTTGCCGAGGAGATCGTCTAA
- the guaA gene encoding glutamine-hydrolyzing GMP synthase, with amino-acid sequence MVDPGTFIDEQIAAIADEIGDDNAVIALSGGVDSSTAAALAYEAVGAQLTPVYVDTGLMRKGETEGVRETFAYMEGLRIVDARERFLDALSGVTDPEEKRHVIGEQFIREFETVAREVDADYLVQGTIYPDRIESEGTIKSHHNVGGLPERIDFEGIVEPMRDLYKDEVREVARELDLEEVVSERMPFPGPGLAVRVLGEVTEEKLEVAREANHVVEEELGAYEPWQALAAVLGKATGVKGDNRVHGWVVSVRSVESRDGMTARAQEIDWETLQRIQSRITGTHDNVSRVVYDVTHKPPATIEYE; translated from the coding sequence ATGGTCGACCCCGGGACGTTCATCGACGAGCAGATCGCGGCCATCGCCGACGAGATCGGCGACGACAACGCCGTCATCGCGCTGTCGGGCGGCGTCGACTCCTCGACGGCCGCCGCCCTGGCCTACGAGGCCGTCGGCGCCCAGTTGACGCCCGTCTACGTCGACACCGGCCTGATGCGGAAGGGCGAAACCGAGGGCGTCCGCGAGACGTTCGCCTACATGGAGGGCCTCCGCATCGTCGACGCCCGCGAGCGCTTCCTCGACGCCCTCTCGGGCGTGACCGACCCCGAGGAGAAGCGCCACGTCATCGGCGAGCAGTTCATCCGCGAGTTCGAGACCGTCGCCCGCGAGGTCGACGCCGACTACCTCGTGCAGGGCACCATCTACCCCGACCGCATCGAGTCGGAGGGCACCATCAAGTCCCACCACAACGTCGGTGGCCTGCCCGAACGGATCGACTTCGAGGGCATCGTCGAACCCATGCGGGACCTCTACAAGGACGAGGTCCGGGAGGTCGCCCGCGAACTGGACCTCGAAGAGGTCGTCTCCGAGCGGATGCCGTTCCCCGGTCCCGGTCTCGCCGTCCGCGTGCTGGGCGAGGTGACCGAGGAGAAACTCGAGGTGGCCCGCGAGGCCAACCACGTCGTCGAGGAGGAACTCGGGGCGTACGAACCCTGGCAGGCGCTGGCGGCGGTGCTTGGGAAGGCCACCGGCGTCAAGGGCGACAACCGAGTCCACGGGTGGGTCGTCTCCGTCCGCTCGGTGGAGTCCCGCGACGGCATGACCGCCCGCGCCCAGGAGATAGACTGGGAAACGCTCCAGCGCATCCAGTCGCGCATCACCGGGACCCACGACAACGTCTCGCGCGTCGTCTACGACGTGACGCACAAGCCGCCGGCCACCATCGAATATGAGTAG